In Zea mays cultivar B73 chromosome 7, Zm-B73-REFERENCE-NAM-5.0, whole genome shotgun sequence, the following proteins share a genomic window:
- the LOC103632051 gene encoding uncharacterized protein, which translates to MLDSLESGKSKPAKTAAAHTTGSVSYACSQHKLAVKLGRPPRRDETFIKTHTRKNGVPSTSAEPIMAKLKDLIEIYPELKERTIQEGDAYAVLCGLKEPKGYVRLMGLGPTPQDVGTPGLKCYAPTRLQMEVMARKKAESDRDALEQRVFELQAQMEQRAQQDRASPMSQHGSTSRLHLDARLNETGDAGLDEGEEDYVSEDDVDDNLHDQVHGLTSSRTTAHKTTAPRSNETSRSQHDALVGKDVILYALLRSDQPVAKGTIISTKPNTILAGQSLGRQCCEVIVSCVLKRDAHLPRPYANMETMGDANKMSIAWPYNRLKITNKASTPPAV; encoded by the exons ATGTTAGACTCTCTCGAAAGTGGGAAAAGCAAACCGGCAAAAACTGCAGCTGCACATACTACTGGAAGTGTGAGCTATGCTTGCTCACAACATAAATTG GCTGTCAAACTAGGACGTCCCCCACGAAGAGATGAAACTTTTATCAAAACCCATACAAGGAAAAATGGTGTTCCTTCAACCTCTGCAGAGCCAATAATG GCGAAACTTAAAGATCTTATTGAAATCTACCCAGAGTTGAAAGAGCGGACAATTCAGGAAGGTGATGCATATGCTGTTCTTTGTGGACTGAAAGAGCCAAAAGGATATGTCCGTCTTATGGGTCTAGGCCCGACTCCTCAAGATGTTGGTACTCCAGGATTAAAGTGTTATGCACCAACAAGACTTCAAATGGAGGTTATGGCTCGAAAGAAAGCTGAAAGTGACAGGGATGCTCTAGAGCAACGTGTTTTTGAGTTGCAGGCTCAAATGGAGCAAAGGGCACAACAAGATAGGGCAAGTCCCATGTCACAACACGGTTCCACATCACGTCTACATTTG GATGCAAGGTTGAATGAAACTGGTGATGCTGGACTAGATGAAGGGGAGGAAGATTATGTttctgaagatgatgttgatgacAACTTACATGACCAGGTGCATGGTTTAACCTCATCAAGAACAACAGCACACAAAACAACCGCACCAAGGAGTAATGAAACTTCTCGCTCTCAACATGATGCTCTT GTTGGAAAAGATGTCATATtatatgccttgttgagatcagatcAACCTGTGGCTAAAGGAACAATAATTTCAACTAAACCAAACACTATTCTTGCGGGCCAGTCCCTTGGGAGACAATGTTGTGAAGTTATTGTGTCTTGTGTGTTGAAAAGAGATGCACATTTGCCTCGTCCCTATGCCAATATGGAAACTATGGGTGATGCCAACAAGATGTCAATTGCATGGCCATACAATAGA CTAAAGATTACCAACAAGGCATCAACACCACCTGCAGTTTGA
- the LOC109941002 gene encoding protein MATERNALLY EXPRESSED GENE 2 precursor, whose translation MEYRKRVDALVFFSLLLLGYFAAHAHGKGHVTDDVGVSTPAKEGIMQGNGARCVVGFPPCKDNKCYCCIGGRTHARYSTMAECRHACF comes from the exons ATGGAGTACAGAAAGAGGGTGGATGCGCTAGTGTTTTTCTCGTTACTTCTCCTCGGATACTTTGCTGCTCATGCACATGGGAAGG GTCATGTCACAGATGATGTCGGTGTTTCTACTCCAGCTAAAGAAGGAATTATGCAAGGAAACGGAGCACGATGTGTTGTAGGGTTTCCTCCATGCAAAGATAACAAGTGCTACTGCTGCATTGGGGGGCGAACTCATGCTCGCTACTCTACGATGGCTGAGTGTAGACATGCCTGCTTCTAA